One stretch of Prunus persica cultivar Lovell chromosome G1, Prunus_persica_NCBIv2, whole genome shotgun sequence DNA includes these proteins:
- the LOC18792255 gene encoding UDP-glycosyltransferase 13: protein MECVGDDVPVNKGDKFSREQAPKTDQEKLEMADKPYASLVGSLMYAQRTKNFKIVYKRNESLELVGYADADFAGCVDDLKSTSGFVFLFGGAVVSWKSVKQSIVTTSTMQAEFIACYEATCQAIWLKNFLTSLNILGTIEKPIHIWNDNNSAILFAKGNKRSIRRKPLSLKFLSVKEKISEGSIAMDYINTESNLADPFNKGLPNNVFKRHVTRICPPIPRSSVSPLLLIRDSLFSNIFLEDGPKLKNLNGVLINTFEGLEAEALHALNGGKVTFNDGFGLPPVFPVGPFVPCEFEKLQGDDDRDQLRNWLDDQHDGSVVNVSFGSRTALSGDQIREVGDGLVKSGFRFLWVVKEKLVEPEEEEEGNLVIGHDLVEKLKGRGLVVKSWVEQGEILGHRAVGGFVSHCGWNSVVEAAWHGVRVLAWPQQSDQKINAECGLGFWAKTWPWGGGENDKVVVNGEEIGDKIKELMQSEALRVQAARIEQEAKKTAEVGGCRGKMLKRLIDEWRKN, encoded by the exons AGGCGATGATGTGCCTGTTAACAAAGGAGATAAGTTCAGTCGTGAACAAGCGCCAAAAACAGATCAAGAGAAGTTGGAGATGGCAGATAAGCCTTATGCTTCATTGGTTGGGAGCCTTATGTATGCTCAA AGGACAAAGAATTTCAAGATAGTTTACAAAAGGAATGAGAGCTTAGAATTGGTTGGCTATGCAGATGCTGATTTTGCAGGGTGTGTAGATGACTTAAAATCCACttcaggttttgtttttctatttggAGGAGCTGTAGTTTCTTGGAAAAGTGTTAAGCAGTCCATTGTGACCACCTCAACTATGCAGGCAGAGTTCATAGCTTGTTATGAAGCAACATGTCAGGCTATTTGGCTGAAGAATTTTCTAACTAGCCTGAATATTTTGGGAACAATTGAGAAGCCTATTCATATTTGGAATGATAATAATTCAGCCATATTGTTTGCAAAAGGGAACAAAAGGTCAATCAGAAGGAAGCCTCTATCGCTAAAGTTCTTGTCAGTGAAAGAAAAGATCAGTGAAGGAAGCATTGCCATGGATTATATTAATACAGAGTCCAATCTAGCAGATCCATTCAATAAAGGGCTACCAAATAATGTTTTCAAGAGGCATGTAACTA GAATTTGCCCGCCAATACCCAGATCGTCTGTGTCTCCATTGCTTCTTATCAGGGACAGTCTTTTTAGTAATATATTCTTAGAGGACGGTCCAAAGCTCAAAAATTTGAATGGGGTTTTGATCAATACGTTTGAAGGGCTAGAAGCAGAGGCATTACATGCGCTTAACGGTGGAAAAGTAACTTTCAATGATGGGTTTGGGTTGCCCCCAGTTTTTCCCGTTGGGCCTTTTGTGCCCTGTGAGTTTGAGAAGCTGCAAGGAGATGATGACCGCGACCAACTGAGAAACTGGCTTGATGATCAACATGATGGGTCAGTGGTTAATGTGAGCTTCGGAAGCAGGACGGCCCTGTCAGGAGACCAAATCAGAGAGGTGGGTGATGGGCTGGTCAAAAGCGGGTTTAGGTTCTTGTGGGTGGTGAAGGAGAAGCTGGTTGAgccagaggaagaagaagagggcaATTTAGTAATTGGGCATGACCTTGTGGAGAAACTGAAGGGCAGGGGGTTGGTAGTGAAAAGCTGGGTGGAGCAAGGAGAAATCTTGGGTCACAGAGCAGTGGGTGGTTTTGTGAGCCATTGTGGCTGGAACTCGGTGGTTGAGGCTGCATGGCATGGCGTTAGAGTTCTGGCTTGGCCACAGCAGAGCGATCAAAAGATCAATGCAGAG TGTGGGCTGGGGTTTTGGGCCAAAACTTGGCCTTGGGGCGGCGGCGAGAATGACAAGGTGGTGGTCAACGGTGAAGAGATTGGCGATAAGATCAAAGAACTGATGCAGAGTGAAGCTCTGAGAGTGCAAGCTGCAAGGATTGAGCAAGAGGCTAAGAAGACCGCTGAAGTTGGTGGGTGCCGTGGGAAAATGTTGAAGAGACTCATTGACGAGTGGAGGAAAAACTAA